A region of the Flavobacteriaceae bacterium MAR_2010_188 genome:
AAGTTCTTCTGGAATAATTACTGGAGGAGAGACCGAACTAAATACAGCGGAACTGCCGGGCACCGATTTTAAAGAGCCTTCAATCTTTAGGGTTAAGTCACCAACTTTAATACTATCTCCTGGTTTTATACCTAGTTGTAACATTACGGTTGCATCCACTAAGGCAGAACCGTTTTCTTGATAGGTGTTTGCTGCGGATTCTGGAACGGTAACAATTTCACCGTAAAATGGGAAGCCACCCTTAATGCCTCTAATTTGCGAAAGTTTAGTTCCAGTTTTGTTAGGAAATGCAACCATTGAAGCAAAACTGATTTCTTCAGCCTTAGGGCCCAAAGAATCAATGATAGATTGAACTTTTTCGTTGGGTGGTTTATCTAAATCGATAAGGTAATCTGCGCCCATCAAGGATTTAGATTGCAGCGCAATATTATCTTTAAGAGTTGTGCTAAATGATTGGATTGCTACCACGGCGGCAATACCTAAAATCATCGAAGCCATAAACAGAAAAAGCTTCCCCTTACTTGCCCGCGCATCTCGCCAAGCCATTTTTAGCAGCCAATTAAAATTGGCTTTTTTTCTAAAAATTACTTTTTCCTTGCTCATAATGCAGCTGACTGGTTCTCCAAAATTCTTCCTCCTTTAAGTCGCAGAATTCTTTCGGTCAGTTGCGCCAATTCCATATCGTGAGTCACAATAATCAATGTTGTGCCAAGTTCTTTGTTAAGTTCCATTAGAAGTTCTATAACTTTCTGCCCGGTCGCCTCGTCTAAATTACCGGTTGGCTCATCGGCGAAAAGAACAGTTGGCCTATTAGAGAAAGCCCTCGCAAGCGCGACTCTTTGCTGTTCGCCGCCAGAAAGTTGAGAGGGATAATGGTCGATTCTATCCTTAAGACCTACTTTTTCAAGAAGCTCTGTTGCTACTTTAATGGCGTTTTTATCACCTTGTAATTCTAGTGGTACCGCAACATTTTCTAGAGCAGTAAGAGTCGGTAATAGTTGAAAATCTTGAAAAACAAATCCGATTTTTTGGTTTCTTAAGATGGCACGTTCGTCTTCAGACAATTCATTTAATGACGTTCCACAAAGTTCAATGGTCCCCGATTCAGCTTTATCCAGTCCTGCACAAAGTCCGAGCAAGGTGGTTTTACCACTACCGGATGGGCCAACAATTGAAAAAGTTTCACCCTCTTCAACATAAAAACTTATATCTTCTAGAACGGTCAAATTCTTTGACCCACTTGTGTAACTTTGCTTTAGGTTTTGAACATCTAAAATCTTTGCCATCTTGCAACTTTTGGTTTTCTTTACTGAAGCGTACAAAATAATGAAATGATTTCGATTTAATTCCCAATGTTATGAGAAGCTTAGTACTTGTTATATGTTTTTTAAGTATATCATTTTTTTCGTGCAATGATTCTAAGAATTCAGAAAAGCAAGATGAAGAGAGTGTTGCAGAAGAACAAAATGTGCATGCCGATGAGGGTGAAAAAATCATTCTTTTCTTTGGAAACAGTTTAACCGCTGGTTATGGTTTAGATATCACTGAAGCATTTCCATCCTTGATTTCAAATAAACTTGATTCTTTAAACTTGGATTATGAAGTTGTGAATGCTGGCAATAGCGGAGAAACAACGTCCGGTGGATTAAATAGGGTGGAGTGGATACTAAAACAAGATGTGGATATATTTGTTTTAGAGCTCGGAGCCAATGACGGCCTTAGAGGTATTCCGCTAAAAGAGACACGAGAAAATTTACAATCAATTATTGATATTGTAAAATCTAAAAACCCAGATACGGAGATTATTTTAGCAGGTATGCAGTTACCGCCAAATATGGGACCTGAATATACCTCTGGTTTCAAAAAAATCTTTCCTGATTTGGCTGAGGCGAACAATATAAAACTTGTTCCTTTTTTACTTGAAGGAGTAGGAGGTATACCGGGATTAAATCAAGGCGATGGAATACACCCAACTGCGGAAGGTCATGAGATTTTAGCCGATAATGTATGGAATGTCCTAAAAGAAATCATCCAATAGGAATATGTATAGTATTGCTATCGACAGTTTTAGAAAAATATTGAAATAGAATTGAAATAAAAATCTGAAAATAGTTGCGTTCTTTATAATGAAAACTTACATTTGCATCCGCATTTAAAGAAGGTTCTTTAGTTGTTAGGAGAGGTGCCGGAGTGGTAACGGAGCAGATTGCTAATCTGTCAGCGCTTTTGTGCTGCCTGGGTTCGAGTCCCAGTCTCTCCGCTAAGGACTTCCTTAGTCACTCAGAATTAAGGCAGTCTTAAGATTGAAATTTTGACCTTTTTGTTATTACTTTTGCATGGTCAATTTGCATTAAAATATTACACCTATTCGGGGTGTAGTCCTGTAAGTTATACGGGATAAACTCCGCAAGGTCATCGAGTCCATACCAAGGCGTCTGGAATGTCGATTTGAATTATTGAAAGTATTATCACACCTATTCGGGGTGTAGCGTAGCCCGGTCATCGCGCCTGCTTTGGGAGCAGGAGGTCGCAGGTTCGAATCCTGCCACCCCGACCAATGTTTAAAAGGGTTTTAAAGTTTAATACTTTGAAGCCCTTTTTTATTTGCACAAAATTTGATACATTACGGCAGATATTTGTGAGCTTTTCATAAAAGTTATCTTTATAGTTTGTTACATATTAGTATCAATTAGGCTCTAAAATGTTAAGTTAATAGTAGTAATTTATTACTATATTTGATTTTATTGCTTATTTATAATTTATTATGACTCCGCTAATTCCAGTTTATCAGATTGAGATAAGGTATTCTCCATCATTAGAATTCAGTCGAGAATACCGTAATATTTTGGCTCCATTCATAAAGTTAAGTACCAAATTTAATATTACCAAAGAGAATACAATAGAAGAGGCCGTTTCATTTTTTTATGATGAATCAGATACAGTCATTATTTTTTCATGGGATAGGTTAGTTCTGAAATCCCACGGCAACCCAACTAAAAAATTTGTTGCTAATTCTTTTATTGATATTCCTTTTTTGAAACTACACAAGGCTCGTCTTGAAAAGTTTGAATATTGTGAAGTTCATAACGTTTTAGTGGCTGTAAATTATATACTTCCACAATCAGACAATCTGACTGAAGTTTCTTCGTCACAAAAATTTAGTGATTTCATAAGAATGCCTGATAATATATTGACTGGAGTAACGGATTGGGCCATAGTTTTAGATAATAGGCAAAAGGGTGATTCTGAGTCTATTGCTTTTGGGAATTACAAAGGGGCAATGGAATTGAATAATCGAAGTCTTAGACCCATCGACACAGTAGATTTGAAAGAATTTGATGTTAAAGGATTTTTGGTTGAATATAAAAATCTTGTCAATAGTGGGGAAATTTCGAAAAAAGTACTTGAAGATTTATTCAAAGGAGCTAACGCCGCAATAAAGAATTTATGGAAACAGATACAGTTAAAATAAGTCATTTTACACCTTTTGTTGGAAAAGATTTAATCTCTTCATTTGCTAATCCAAGAGATTTAACTGAATTCAAATCTGGAGAAAATGAAAAAGGGGTAAAGACATATAATGACGAAGCTGAATCTCTGATTCAAGTGAACAATTTATTAAGTTCTTTGTTTGAAGGGGGCGTTAATTTAAATTTATCCAAGAAGTATGACAGTGTGCTCACAGTACAATGTAAAATTTTGAATATTACTGAATTAGAGGTTTCATTAGAATGTTTAGTTGATAGTGATGAATTAATATTTGAAACAAAGACCTTTAATCTCTATCATTTTAGCAAAATTCCCAATCTCCGAGAAGGTCAACCTATTTTATTAATTATTTCGGAACGTCCAGGTGTAATAAATTTAGAGATTTTCTCTGGAAGCGGAATTGTAGATGAGGAGGTTTTCGACACAAAACAAGGATGGGATGAAATTAAAGAAGGATGGGTGGATGATGATTTATCCGGATGGTAGAACTTCTATTTTTTGATGTTGGACAAGGTGACTCAATAATAATCCGCTGGATAGATGATTTAAAAGTAAAATATGGTATAATTGATTGTAAACTTCATCAGGGTCGAAATCCCGTTTTAGAATATTGTCGTGCCAATCAAATTGAAGAGATAGAGTTTGCTGTATTATCTCACCCCCATTTTGACCATTTTTCGGGATTTGGCGAAATTTTAGATTCCGTCCGACTTGGTGATTTTACCTTAAAGAGGTTTGTACATACCTCAAAAGTTAAGAGTGATTATTTAGCTACTGCCAATAAATCAAAAGAAGCCACAAACGAACTTCAAAAAATATTTGTAACAGCCCGTTACCTAAGAAAAAACAAAGGACTAAAAATTCTTGTGGCGGAGGATGATTCAGATAGGATAATAAAATTAGGTAGCGAATTTAAAATGCAGTTTCTTGGACCATCTTCAGAAGAAGAAGATAAGTTTATTAACAAGGAATCTTACAGCACAATAAACGATGAAATTCCATCTGCTAATCCACTGGCAAATTGGCTTTCAACTATAATTAAAATTTCTAATCAGGAAATAGCAATACTATTGACATCTGATGCGGTAAAACAGGCTCTCAGTCGAATAGGTAAGAGTAAAAGCGGAAATTTTGCTACTCAAAAATTACTCTTCGCACAAATCCCCCATCATGGGGCCAAGACGAATCACAATCAAATTTTTTGGAACAAGCTAAAAAAATCTACTACTACTCCTGTTATCATTTCGGTAGGTAATAAATACAACCATCCTTCTCAGGAAGTCATTACCTATTTTGATAAACATCAGAATTACGAGTTGTATCGAACAGATAAATTAATCTCATTTCCATCCACTCCTAAATCCGTTTCAACTTCAAAAACATTAGACCTTTTCACTAGGTCAGCTACGAGTAGGTCCATTACGAAAGATAATTATTATCAATTCTCTTTTACTGGAGTAAATTTTGAAGTGATTAAAAAGTCCTAACTTTTTTAGCCTTTTAAATAGACGATATTAAATTAATTTAATTTTCAATTAAACTTAGATTTTGCAGTAGTTATCCAATCGCTCACCAGTCTTGAATGAATGGATTTCACTGTTTCTATTTTCGATAGGGTCATACACCAATTCTACAAAGAACATACATAACGAATAGCAATTGATTCTAACCTAATCGGTTACATAGTTATCTAGGAACACGCCATTTTCAATCACCTCTTTATATTTTTCTTTAAACGTCAAGGAATTGTAATGGTAAAGGGTCATATTAAAAAACGGACAACGTGTAAACGCTATCCGTAAAATTTATTATCAGAATTCCTAAATGTCTCCAAACATAAGAACTGCCGATAAGATAATTGATCATTATTGAAAGATATAAAAATCTATATCAAATAACAAGGCCCGAAAACCTCGGGTCTTGTCAGATTAATAGCAGATTCAATTAATTTAGTGGATTTTTCCTCACTTTTTTCCACATAAGCAAAGTTAATTACCAAGTGTTAACGCTATTGACCCTCTCCGATATTGTATTGATTCTGTAAATCCAATCCGATTACTATTTTTTTTAAACGGGTTATTTTTAAAAATCAAAGGCCATCAAAATTGCTTAAGAAAATGAATTTTCCTTACTCAAGTTAATCATTTCTTTCAATAGTTCCGAGTTTTCCAGATTATCGCTAAGGGCTGAAAGTTCGGCCTTGTAAGACATTATCTCAAGGTCGTAATAATGCTTTTTAAGACTACCATCCGGTATCTTATCTTTCTGGTGTATTAGGGCCTGTAAAGAACCCTCTATACTAAGGATCTGGAATATCCTTTTCATTTGGTGTTCATCCACTGTTTTAAGATTGCCCTCGCTGAGGTTTCGGAAAAAGAATTGGGAGTATTTCATTTTACAAAATTCATTATATATTGTAGCAAGTTTTGCCATGGAATGTAGTATTCTAATTAAAACACCTAGATAAATAAGTAAATCAAATCTTACAAAATAATTTACTACTTTTAACTAAGTATAACTTTAACCACCATACAATGCCAATTTCTGATATTCCCATGACCAAAGAACGCATTAACTTTATTAAGAGGTATAGCGACCTCACTGAAGACGAAAAGTTCACAGAACTACTCTATGCACAACAAATGAAAATTAATAAGCTTGAACGTATTAGAAGAAATACGTCATTATTAGTGTGGTGGTTAATCGCACTACCAATCCTATTCGTTCTGTTTTTTTTCGTACTAGGATTTGGGGCCTTAGCTGGAATTTAAATAAGTATCTTCCATTATCCATTCCATTTGGCCTTTTTTGCTGCGAAACCTATATTCTATTTTTGGGTATTGCATAATTGATTATTTTTATGATATGTTATTCTTAATACTCTTCATACTGCTATCGGGTTATCTAGGCTTTAAGATTGCCGTCAGTCTTTTTGATGCAATTTTTGGAAATGGTCCTGAGCGTTCCTTTAATGTTAACATCAACTTTAATCTTTACGATAACAGGTCGGTTAACTACTCAGTCAATGAGGGCAAAGAGACCATTGAGCCAGAAAAGATTCAGTAATCTCCTTATCATTTATATTAGTTATCTCATCCTTTCCTTTTGACGATTAGACACGCGCTCTTGAATTTCTTTATGTCTGAAATATCCATTGACGAATTTTGGATCAACCTCAATTCCATCTTTGGAGAAATTGAATAGTTTTAAAAATTCGCCCTTAAAGAAGTATTCAGGACTTCCCATACGTGTAAATAATTCCATACCTTTAGTTTCAATATCCTTCACGATTTCATAGAATTCAATCTCTTCATCAGTATTTAAATAAAGTCTGGCCTCGTCTTCGGTCATGGCTTCCACGGCTTCACTGCCTACCAAGAAATCATTATCATTTTCCATGAATTTCAATTCATCAAATCTTAGCTTTCTTGTATTGGAATGACTTATAAGAACTTCGCCGGATTTGATTCTCTGAAGAGTATCTAAAAATCCTTCCAGTTTGACTTTAAACGAGTCCTTCATGGGGTCGGTAATCGAACTGTTAACAACACCTAAGTTCTTTAGTTCATAATCGAACCTGCTGAGATATTCCTTTCTGATCTGATTAATAGAACTGGATTTCAAAAAATCATGGGTCTCGCTATCATATTCTCCCATATCCATCAAAAGGAATTTTTCCTTCATCGTTTGTAAGTGCGGTCTGAAGTTCCTTAATTGGTTTGTAATACTTCTTACTATGGTCGGGTCTTCGTGAATCAGTAATGGTTTCATTTTTTATCTGTATTTTGGTTAGCAATTATCTCAACCGTCTCTTTGATGGCTTCTCTAACAATTTCTTGTAATTCTTGGGTTGTCATGGCTATAAAATTATCATTGTGGTTATAAGCTCGTTTAATCCGTAGCGCTTCATCAATTGCCTGAATTCCTTATTTGGAATTGGAGTATCTATTTGATGTCCTAGACTTTTGAAATAGGCCGTTAGATCTTCACCAATCTCTAAAAGCCCATCAGTTTCTATAAACATTCTTTTGTTTGGAAATTCAGAAGCGTTCTTTAGTATTAGCAGGGTGTCGAGTTCATTAATTTGTGATTCCGTCATCTTGTGCTTTTTTAATGAGTTCATTGATCCTGGAGTTTCTTGCATCCCTATCCCTCATATTATCGGGTATCTCGAATATGTGGATATTACCATTAGCCCCTTTTTGGCTGAGCTGTGTGCGGTTCAGTTTCGGGATAATGAATTCAGATAGTTTAATTAACATACTAAGTGCCTTTTCTGGATTGTCCTTTGCAACTCGGTCCAACCAATCCTGAACGTGGTCAATGTTGTTATCTATTAGCTCTTTAAATGCCTCTCTGATCTCTTTTGTGGACCTATTCTGTATGCCTTTTCTTGTCGATTTTGCGCCTGCCTCGGCCGCCGTGTCAGTAGTGAATTTCATTTCTTTATCGTTTTTATTCCGTTAGTTTAACGGCTTTGGTTAATATTCTTCTTCTAGTTCCTTGTTTATTTTTGCGAGTTCCCTCGGGTCGATTCCCTTATCTAGATCTATTATGTTATAGTCCCATATATTGCCTTTCTGCTCAATTTCACTACGTGTCAGTTTTGGTAGTACATAATCCAACATTCTTATGACCGTATCAATCCTTTCCTTTGGACCTAGTTCGCTAATGTCTTCTAGTAAGGTCTCCCAGTTGTCGTCTATGAGTTTCTGGACCCGGTCCCTGAGTTCCTTTGTTGATTTGTTGGATATGCCTCTACGGCTTGATATTTTACCTGCCTCTGCGGCCGTTTGCTTGTCGAATTTCATCTTTTTGTAGTTTAGGGTTAGTTGTGTATTTACTTCGTCTTTTGAGAGTTTAAACCTATCTCTATTGACGGGAAGGAAATTTTTAATTTCCACACAGATAGAGTTGATTTTTATATTTCATTATTAAGGTTTATTGGTATAGTATATTTATATAGGTCGTGTTGTTTTTAAATAATGTTGAGATTCATAATCCAATTCTGTAAAAAAACTCCAATTTCCTTATTTTAGCTTGTCATATGGTCGTGTTATGGTCGTGTTGCCATTTCCTCGGTTCTTAATCTCATTTTTGCCTTCTCTAATGCCAGTTTTGTCTCGAACTTTCTTTGCTTTTCCTTTGTCGATTTACGACGCTTTTCTGCATGGTAGACAAGGTCTTCAAGGGATAGCTTAAAGCTCACATAAAAGCCTCTTGTATATCTAGAGTAGGTCTGTAGGCTCCAACCGTCGCAAAGGGCCGCTTTAATCTTTCTGGTCTGGTATTCGTTAGCATACTTCTTTATTGAGCTGGAGAGCTTATCCTTGCTCTTTGTGGTTTTGGCTAGACCATCCATCCGGCTCAGCCAGTATAGGTTCGTAATCTTACAGTATGGCTTGTCCTGAAGGATGCTTCGAATAGCCATATACCCAAGAAAGGTTGCCTTCTCAAAATCGGTCTTTTCATTTTTAAAAAAGTCCCAGAAAATATTCAGATCAAGACCTACTTTTGGGCTGTTTGATGGGCAAGTCTCATATAATTCCTTTCCATTGTTCAGTCCGTTTTGGTAATGGCTCTTTTTAACATTATAGTGCTTGCAACTAGCCTTAAATGCATCGAGGTCTGTATAAGAGAATTCGAGTTTAAGACTATTGGCATAGAGAGCAAAATCCAAGATATTCAATAGGCATTGTTTGGGATTCTCCATAAAGCCGTCAAGTAGCTGAATAGGAAAGTTGAAGTACTTTACATCTCTATTCATCTAGACCACGTTTAAACTGTAGATACCATTCATAGAAGCCGTCAAAGGTCCTGGCGATTACATAAATACCGCCAGCTTGCTCTATGCTGCGCTGATATGCTTTCTGGTCCTTGCTCTGGTAATGGTCCCCGGTCGCAGCGCACTTCACTTCTATCTTTACGCTCCTGCCATAAATGGTCGCTGAGATATCACTAGAACCGTTCGTAGTGTTGGATTTAATCCATTGCTTACTGCCGATGGTCCTAGAACGGCCCAGAACGTCTACAACTTGTTTAGTGTTATCAATGAACCGTCCGGTTGTAGAAATTCGCTCGGCCTGGTGTCCTTCAAAGCTTAAAAAATCTATAACGCATTTTGTCAGGCCGTTAGAGGTAATTTGCGTGTATTTCGGTGTTTTAGGTAAAGCGTAAATTGGAACGTTTGGATTTTTAAGCCTAAGACTATCCTTGGCCATCTGCTTTAGTATATCTATCGGCTGCTTCATCTGTATAGGGAATTTTGGTCCGACTTATTCCATGCATAAGAGAGTTCCAGTTCCAACATCTTTTTGTCATTCTCTAGTTTCTTTAAGTCATTTTTGATTAAGCTAACGGCATATTTTTGTAGATATATGGCTTTGTCACTTCTTAACCTTAGACCAATTGCAATGACCTCATCAATATCATAGACCTCCTGTAATCGCTGCTTAGCGTCCTTTGCAACTACTCGGATTTCCGTGGGATTGATTAGTCCATCCTCTTTTAATCTTTTTATATTATCGAGAAGCGTTGTAGATGGTATATCATAAAGCTCTTCAACCTGTATTCTCGACGCGTGAATCTCGTTCCCGGTCCTAATACCAAAACCTTTAAAAATCTCTAGTTCCATCATTATGCAGATTTTAGGTTAGGATTAAATTCAATTTGTGTCTGGTAGTGGACCAGAGAATCATTCATAGGTGAATAGGAAACTACTTTTAGGTTGATCATGGAACGTCTTCTGATATTCCTGTGTGTTTCCCTGCTCTTGGAGTACTTTTTTTTTGTAACTTTGTTGTGCATATCGTTAAGTATTAAAAAATTAGACCCCGTCAGAGCTCGTTACTCTGCGGGGTTGTTCGTTTGATTATTTTAAATAGTCTGAAGGGTCGATTTCTTCGGTTCTACGGTCGGACTTTATCCAAGCCACGATTTCACTGGGAAAGAAGTAGAGGCGGCCGCGTTTCTTATGAAAAGGCAAGGCCCCTTTTTGTACTAGAGCATAATGGGTTGGTTTGGTTAGTCCAGTTATTGTCGTTAATTCGTCAATTGGTATCGGTAATTCAACCGCATTATTGAATGCATTAGCTTCAGTATATAAACGCTCTAGCAGTGGCTCAAACTGCTTAACAATTTTTTTTAAGTACTGTACGTCCTGCTGGGTTTGGTTGAAGTGTATATCGCTCATTATGCATATATTAGATGTTTATATATGCATATTTAGTGGTTTCTTAATAGCTAAAAAAGATATACTTTAAATACCTTAAATACTTAGTAGATTACTTATAATTGGTTAACATTAGAAGGTGGAGAAGCTCCTATATATGTAATTGTATTCATTGTCCTCAAAAAAATCTGTTAGGAGTTTTACATATCTCGGTTTTTTCCCGTGGGGGCTATTTGCTATATTTTTATAATATTTATAAAATACCTTTCGATAATTTTTTTTATCACCATTTAATGACATCCTAAATTTCTTAGCGGGGGGACATTCATTTTCAAATGCTTGAATAAAAAATTCTTGTAACGTTTTGGTATCTATAAATTGAGGTTTCACTAAGCCTTCATAGAAGTGGCTATACACTATTTTCGGATCTAATCCGTCAAATTCGTTATTAAACTCAAAATACATATCGTTATTATCGGTATCATCTGGAGATTTAAGAGCGTTCAACAAATATGACTTCACATATTCTTTTAGCTCGGTATCCACATCATGTTTACCGTGACCGACCACCCGGTCAGCGATATAGTCAGATTTAATAATCAAGTTGATGTATTCATCATTAAAATGATTTATTAAGGCATTCTCTAAATAAGGATATCCAATTTTTTTGATTTTTTTCAAAAAACCCTTGGACCAAGATTCAGCAAATGTTAATTTGGATTCAAGATTATTTTCGACCAGTAAATACTCTTTTAAATTTTTGATATCACTATCTTCTTTTTCACCTAGAATATCCGTCAATATCGTGGCGATTTTTGTGTCAGAAATATTGTGGCTAAAATACTTTTGGTCCAACTTATTTCCGAAAATCAAGTCATAGTAGTCCTTATGTTTTTCTAGATATTTCTTTTCAAATGGAGATACCGGCTCGTAATTAGTGATTTTTTTTCCTTCTCTTACAATTTTTGGATAGTAATCATTTGATTCGATACCATCAATTATTTCTTGATCAGTGAAATAATCCTTTAGGAATAGTTTGATATTTGGCTTTTTCTGAGTTCCTAAAAATTCCTTGTATAAATACTCTTTAAATTCCTGACGTTCTCTAAAAACACTACTAAACAGAATGCTATTATCATTTTCAAACTGTAAATCAAATACTTCTTTTGGTCCCATATGTTCAACATCTAGAGTTAAAAGTCCATTAAGGATTTTTCACGCTCTCTTTTTTTCTTATTATTAAGGGATTTCAAATAATTTTGAGTAGTCAATATGTTAGAATGACCCAGGCTTTCCATCACATCAACTACCGATGCACCTGAGTCTACGCTTTGGGAGGCATAGCTATGCCTTGCCCAGTTGCTAGAAATCTCAGGTGTAATCCCGTTATTTTTTGCGAGTATCTTTATGTGCTGGTTTATAAACTTCGTGAAATTCTTAATCTTTCTTTGGTTGAGGAGTGCGTTATTGGTATCAACAATGATATCAAAAATCAGGCTTTTTGAATCTTTACTTTTGATTCCATATTTATCTATTGTAGCCATATCGAAGTCATTTAAATAAACAGTTATCTCAGTCTTTCTTTTACTCTTGGTTGTCCGGGTTTTAGCACGCTCGTAAACCAAATAGTCCCCCTTAATATCCTTATATCTCAAGTTTGCAATGTCCTTAATATTCATTCCGTTGCATGAGTAGGATAGGAACCAAAAATCTTTTGCCTTTTGTTGCTCTAGGCTCATTGGTTCACTATTGAACAATACCTTTAATTCTGATTTTTCTAAGGATTTCTTTTTGTTATTGGCTTCTGGAGGCTGATACTTATCTAACCCGAATGGGTAAAGGGAAGCATCAATAAAGTCGGGTATAGCACTTTTGTAGATTGCTCGCAGAGTTCTAACATAGATGCTCACAGTAGTAGGACTCTTTCCTTCATCCAACATATATAGTTCATAACCTTCCAGCCATTCTACGTTCACCTCTTTAAGCAGCATTTTATCATACTGAGTAAGGTTTTTAGCCTCAACATAAGCGATAAAAGATTTTTGAGCTAGTTCATAGGAATTGGCCGTGCTGATTTGATTGCGCTTCATCAACTTTTTAATCTTTTCAACGTAATGATACTTGACAAGGTCTCCTTCACCTTTTTTTCTGTACATCTGCTTTTCAAATTCATGGAAGGTGAAATATTCCATGGCTCTAATAATTTCATCGGCTTTTGTCTGAACCTTGAGTAGTTTCGTTTTTATGTCTTTATTGACTTCTCCAGTTGGACTGGGATTAAGCCAGATTTTTTTATATTCCATTTTGGTCATATCAAAGACCGTAGAATAATATTTTCGGGTAGAAGTTTCAGAAGAATAAACTCGTAATTTAACGGGAAACTTACCGCCTGATTTTTTACGTCTAGTATCGAGATAAATTGAGATTGTTGTCCGTGATTCCATTTGCTACAAAATTTGATACATAAAAATACTTAATTTGCACATAACAAACAATTAGTAATAATCAATGTTGTAAACATAAACGCTTGTTTTAATTAACAATAGAGTATCAAACGGGTAATAAATAATTAGGGTATATTATGCTTTGGGAGCAGGAGGTCGCAGGTTCGAATCCTGCCACCCCGACCAACAAAAGCCAGACATTCTTGTTTGGCTTTTTTGTTTGATTTAAATTTCCCTTCTAAATTTTACTGAATCAATTTTAATTAGAATACGCCGAAGCGGACATCAACACTTTACCTTATTTTACCTCTCTTCAAATTTGCATTCAAGGAGATTGCAATACATTTACACACCGATTACTTATATAAAGTGTATTTACTACATTTGTTTGTAGGGGATTATTAGAAATGATTCGCTCTAGGCATTCTTTAATTTGAGG
Encoded here:
- a CDS encoding putative ABC transport system ATP-binding protein, with the protein product MAKILDVQNLKQSYTSGSKNLTVLEDISFYVEEGETFSIVGPSGSGKTTLLGLCAGLDKAESGTIELCGTSLNELSEDERAILRNQKIGFVFQDFQLLPTLTALENVAVPLELQGDKNAIKVATELLEKVGLKDRIDHYPSQLSGGEQQRVALARAFSNRPTVLFADEPTGNLDEATGQKVIELLMELNKELGTTLIIVTHDMELAQLTERILRLKGGRILENQSAAL
- a CDS encoding acyl-CoA thioesterase-1, translating into MRSLVLVICFLSISFFSCNDSKNSEKQDEESVAEEQNVHADEGEKIILFFGNSLTAGYGLDITEAFPSLISNKLDSLNLDYEVVNAGNSGETTSGGLNRVEWILKQDVDIFVLELGANDGLRGIPLKETRENLQSIIDIVKSKNPDTEIILAGMQLPPNMGPEYTSGFKKIFPDLAEANNIKLVPFLLEGVGGIPGLNQGDGIHPTAEGHEILADNVWNVLKEIIQ
- a CDS encoding Metal-dependent hydrolase, beta-lactamase superfamily II — its product is MVELLFFDVGQGDSIIIRWIDDLKVKYGIIDCKLHQGRNPVLEYCRANQIEEIEFAVLSHPHFDHFSGFGEILDSVRLGDFTLKRFVHTSKVKSDYLATANKSKEATNELQKIFVTARYLRKNKGLKILVAEDDSDRIIKLGSEFKMQFLGPSSEEEDKFINKESYSTINDEIPSANPLANWLSTIIKISNQEIAILLTSDAVKQALSRIGKSKSGNFATQKLLFAQIPHHGAKTNHNQIFWNKLKKSTTTPVIISVGNKYNHPSQEVITYFDKHQNYELYRTDKLISFPSTPKSVSTSKTLDLFTRSATSRSITKDNYYQFSFTGVNFEVIKKS
- a CDS encoding transcriptional regulator, AlpA family, with the protein product MSDIHFNQTQQDVQYLKKIVKQFEPLLERLYTEANAFNNAVELPIPIDELTTITGLTKPTHYALVQKGALPFHKKRGRLYFFPSEIVAWIKSDRRTEEIDPSDYLK
- a CDS encoding Site-specific recombinase XerD: MESRTTISIYLDTRRKKSGGKFPVKLRVYSSETSTRKYYSTVFDMTKMEYKKIWLNPSPTGEVNKDIKTKLLKVQTKADEIIRAMEYFTFHEFEKQMYRKKGEGDLVKYHYVEKIKKLMKRNQISTANSYELAQKSFIAYVEAKNLTQYDKMLLKEVNVEWLEGYELYMLDEGKSPTTVSIYVRTLRAIYKSAIPDFIDASLYPFGLDKYQPPEANNKKKSLEKSELKVLFNSEPMSLEQQKAKDFWFLSYSCNGMNIKDIANLRYKDIKGDYLVYERAKTRTTKSKRKTEITVYLNDFDMATIDKYGIKSKDSKSLIFDIIVDTNNALLNQRKIKNFTKFINQHIKILAKNNGITPEISSNWARHSYASQSVDSGASVVDVMESLGHSNILTTQNYLKSLNNKKKREREKSLMDF